A segment of the Lycium barbarum isolate Lr01 chromosome 7, ASM1917538v2, whole genome shotgun sequence genome:
CTATAATGTCTGATCATATTTCCTGAATATTGCATTGTTCAAACGTTACCAACTGCCCTCTTTGTAAGACAAAGATACAACATACTTGCTTGATTTCATGCTTTTTAATGAATACTATAGATAAAAGTGTTTAGCTAAAAAACCTTTATCTAATGTTTGACGATGAATTTCAGGGTTTAACTGTTTTGGAGTATTTGGTAGCCCATGGGTCTGAACGTGTCATAGATGATATACGGGAACATGCTTACCAAATATCTGTAAGTTTCATCCTTCTTGTTAGATTTGTTAGTCTTATATGGTATTTGTCTACTTTTGGAATCTGGGGAAATCAATTAAGTATTGTCTTCATCTTCTCTTTGTCCAGACACTGTCTGATTTTCAATATATCGACTCCAGCGGGAGAGACCAGGGAAGCAATGTCAGAAAGAAATCTCAGAGCCTTGTGGTTCTTGTTAATGATAAGGAGAGAATTCAGGAAGTTCGCCAAAAGGCAGCTGCTAATAGGGACAAGTAAGTATAACCCAATCCAGTTGGGTTTCTACAGAAATTCTGCTTCATTCATATCCATCTCTTCTGCATCAGGTCATGCATATAGTTCTGCGACTGTGAATTCTAAATTTCAGATCTTCCCCACCCCACACAAcaccaccccctccccccccccccccccccccaaaaaaaaaaaaaaaaaaaaaaccacccaCATAAGTGGGGTTGTCATATGGCTGCTTGAGGTGCCGCTCAGGCTAGGAGCACGGCTCAACAAAAACCTTCAAGTGGGGCTCATGATCTCTCCCTCTTAGCATGAATACTCCATCAAAATTATGTGATAATTCGCATAAGCAtattattgttgtttgtgttTGAATTTTTGTCTCTGGTATaaaattcttttcttctttttccgcTAAGGTGCGTGCTTTCGTTGCATTTTTCTGCATAAAGCCCCAGCTAAAAGGTgcctttttgcgcttttcgcctTTGACAAACCACACCCTCGAAAAACTAAATAATAAAAACAAAGAGGAGTTATTCTTCAGCCCCTTTAATCATTTCTTTTGAACATTTTTTAAAATTACCTTTCCTTTATTTGCTAGCACTATATGTCTAGGTTCTCCCCTCGTTAACCTCGTTGTTAAATATTGTTTCTGTACTTCAGTTTACTGCCCTTGGTATCAATGAATTCCTTAGTTCAAGTGAGATTGCACGGCATAAAACATATGAGAATGTATACATTTCTCATGGTTTCCTAATTCAAACTAACATACATTACTAAGATAAGATTTTCTCAATCTGCTATATTTTAGGGGAAACATTTGTCTAGTGTTCATGCTGTGTATACTCAAGGATGTGAGTATTTGTGAACGACTAATTCAAGCGAGccatcatccaaaaaaaaaaagatattatcaCATGCTACTTTTGCGTCTAGCTATTTGTAGCCTATATGTGTCTTTATGTGATGTTCTGTTTATATAAGTACCTGTCTTCTGATGCACACATTGAAGGTATGCCAGTTCCTAAACTTACTTTGGAAAGTGAGTTGAATGATATTTCTGACAATAATGATTCTTGCTAGTTCTTGAATTTGCCTATCGAATATCATTAGCATCAATATCTCAGAAATGCATTTCAGCAAGCTTTGTTTGTTAATAAGGGAAGAAAAGAATTCATGATGCTTCTCAAAAGAGATGGGGATTTTAACATGATGGTGGATGAGTATTAAAAATCAACTTGTTGAAAAGCTCAATTTCTAGTTATATGGGCTTATTGACATTACAAAATTAAGAAGACGGCGTGCATTTTGAATTGCTTATCTTTCATAGTGAAAGGAATTAATTTCGTGTAGATACAATACGATCAAGAAAAATTAAGCTATAGATATGCCTGTTTTGAAGCTATATGTTTGTCTGTTCTGATGACAATTGACAACTGTAGACATGATTTCTAATTTCATTGGTACTGTCTACAATGTAATTTGTTCTGACAATTTTATCATCTTGATAGATTCCGCAACACGTCAACGGGTGGTATGTATCGCCCTGGTTCATATTCTGGTTCCGGAGGGTATGGTGACAGATCTGATGAGGATCGTTATGGAGGCAGAGATGAAGAAAGAAATGGTTATGGGAGGGAAAGGGAATGGGGCAGCAGAGATGAGGACAAATATGGCAGATATGGAGACTCCAACAGCCGTGATGGGGATCGCTATGGTAGAGATTATGATGAGCGTAGCCGAGATGGATACAAGGATGATGATTATCGTGGAAGAAGCCGGAGCACTGATAATTATGATTATGGATCAAGAAGTAGAAGTTCTGACAGGTACAGGGACAATGCCAATGATGACGATGGACAATATTCTTCTAGGTTTGGCTTCTCACTTTGTTGTTCAAATAAGGGCACAAGTTTGCAATTGATTAGTAGTTAGATGATTCTTTTTctaatagtaacatgataaattTTGCAAATCAGGGTATTTAGTGTTACCATTACTCTGAAATTGATGTACATTATCTATGCACATTTCTTAAATCACTGATACTTGCCCATAATGCATTAATTAATCTTCATGACCAACAGAGGAAGTGGTGACAGGGCTCTGAGGATCACTCTCAGGATAGATGGTGTTATTAGTGTGCCTCTTAGTTATCCTAAATATATTTTTCTCATTAAGTGTCATTTTAATTAAGAAATGGTCTTATTTATTTGACAAAATTTACATTTTTGATTTAACTGTAACGGATAGGCCGCTTGAAAGGAGGTTTTCTGAACAAAACCTTAGTGCACCTCCTAGTTATGAGGAAGCTGTTGGTGGTTCACGCAGCCCAACACATAGTGAAAGGTAATAGTTGTGAAAAAGGATCCTTTTTTCCCCGTTTGTTTCCTTGAAATTTTTATATTGATCTTTATTATCATATGTCAAAAGGGATGTAGAAACTTCTTCAGCATCCGCACCCAAATCTTCTTCTCCTCATGCAAGTGCCAGTCCAAGCCCAGCTACTATGCCTGCTGCCGCACCAGCTACTATTCCACCACCAGCTCCCGCCACAGCTACTGCTTCACCACCAGCTCCAGCAGCAGCTACTGCTTCACCACCAGCTCCAGCAGCAGCTACTGCTTCACCACCAGCTCCAGCAGCAGCTACTGCTCCACCACCAGAAAACAATGTTGTTGAGAGTTTTGATGAATTTGATCCCCGTGCATCTTTTTCAGCAGGTAAAACGACTCCCATTAAAGAGCAATTGCCAAATTAGTGCTTAATGTTTTAAGTATATTACTGGCACTAAACATTTTCAAAATGTTCAGTGGTAACGAGGAGATACTGGTATTCAAGTTGTCTTCAGTAACTAGACTTCCTTCGATGTGGTATTTTGAGAAAGTCACTTGCATTAAATCTGTCGGTCAAAAATGTTTAATCATGTAGCATGCTGCAGGAAATGTTGCTTGATTGAATGAACAGTTGGACCAACCAAACTTTAAAAGTTACGATTTATGAAATGGGTTTTGAGCGATAAAAGAAGGAACTCCAGGTTGACCTGCAAGTCATATATGGAGAAATCCTACGATCACGTTAACTGCAACTTTTTGTTCACAATAGTCAAGGAAATGAATTCTGGAGAAAAGTGGATTGCATGGATAAAATGGTGCATATCCACAGCTAAATGTTCAGTCCTAAATTCCTAAGTAAAATACTGAAGGAATTTTACACTCTACTAGGGAACTAAGACAAAATGACTCCCTCTAGCCTTTCTTATTCACCATTAATATGGAAGCTTAAGTAGATGCAAAATCAGAGGATAGAGTTTATAGTTGGCAGTAATTCGCTGCAGTAAATTTTGATATCTCCGGTGCTATTTGGTGATGTAACCTGATTGTTCTACGAAGCGAGTGAAATTCAAAATTATATCAAGGGTAATCCAAGCACACAAATGCGATGTATTAGTAGAGCTGAGGAATCCCTTAATGTCACATTTTAGAACCTCATTATTTATTGTTTGCTCTGCCAATGCTGGTATCATATTGATTATGGACTGCTTACACACCAGAATAATCCTTATTAATTGCACGTTGATTCTCAGGTGCTTCAAAAATGGTTTGTTTACCATTCTAATGCAAGTAATTTTTTTCTTGTATGAGCAGCGGCCCCATCTCCATCAAATGGTCCTGTGTCAACTACTTCCGGTGGCGAAATAGATTTACTTGGCTCCTTATCTGACCCGTTTTACTCCAACTCGTTAGCCCTTGTACCTGCAGCTTCCAGTGCCCCGGAGGTTAATCCGTCTGGGACAACTGGCACTGAGACCATGTTTGGGGAAGCATCATCAGTATCTACTGGCACTAACCAGGTGGATAAATCAAAACCACAGTGCAAGGGCATTTAATGTCTTAACCATAGTATTGCAACATTACGATTCTGCCCTTCTACTATTTGCTTAATGAGATATGTGCTCTTCTTGCAGATGTTCGAGGATCCTTTTGGTGATGGTCCTTTCAAGGCTATGACCTCGAATAGCGTGCAAACTCATCAGCAGAACACTACATCTTTCCATCCTAATTCAAATCAAAGCCCCGAGCTTCCTCAATCAGTCGCTCAGGGTGCTGAGGTCTCAAGTGCAGCGTATAGTCAGTTTCCTCCTACTAATATGCAATTTCCTCAGCAGGATCTGTCCACCTCTAACCAGGAGATTGACATACTGGCTGATATTCTCCCACCATCTGGTCCTTCACCTCCTAGTGATCATGCAATCCCAAGTGTCCAACCTGCGGCACAGACAGGTTTTGAGTCTCATGGTGGACCAACTACACAACAGACAGGTTACATGGCACCTCCTGGCCAGGCTGGGGCACTGACAGTTTTTGGAGCTCAACCTGGCCAACAGTCGCCACAAACCAGTTTCCCAACTCAAGGTCAAACTGTATCTCCAGTGGGCTTTCCTGGTCAAGCAAACAATTCTCCATCTTATGGAGGTTATCCAGCTCAACCTGGTCAAGCATCACAGGCTGGTTTTGGACCCACAAGTGGTCCACCCACATCCGGTTTTCAATCTGCAACAGGTTTCTATCCACAGTCTGGTTATCAGGTTCCTGCTGGCAATGCCAATGCTGGAGGTTACAATCCAGGATTAGGATCTACAGGTCCATTTGGTCCCCAAATGGGTCAAACATCTGCTGGACAACCCTACCTTTCACAGCCAACTGCTGCATCCCAAATGCCTTCACAAATGCATCTTCAATCTTCACAAACTCAAACAAGTAATGCCTTAGTGCTGACACAAACTTCTCCAGCCAAAGACAAATTCGAGACGAAGTCTACAGTTTGGGCAGATACATTGAGCCGTGGACTGGTCAATTTGAACATTTCTGGATGTAGGTGTTTTCTTTTTGTGATCATGCAAATATCTTTTCTTTTTCCCTTGTTTGTGACATTGCAATTTTTGTTATGCAGCTAAAACAAATCCATTAGCTGATATTGGGGTTGATTTTGATGCTATTAATCGCAAGGAGAAAAGGATGGAGAAACCCAGTACTGCCCCCGTTATATCAACTATTAACATGGGCAAAGCAATGGGGTCAGGTACCGGAGTTGGCCGAGCTGGTGCAGGTGCTCTACGGCCTCCATCAAACCCAACGGTAGGTTCTGGTATGGGCATGGGCATGGGTATGGGTATGGGTGGTATGGGTATGACTGGTGGTGGCCCTGCAGGGGGTCCTGGTATGGGAGCATATGGAGGAGCAAACCAGCCTTACGGCATGGGGATGAATAGACCTATGAACAACATGGGCATGGGAATGAACATGGGTCAAGGATTTCAGATGCAACAACAGCCTTCCGGATTTCCTCCTGGACCTGGAGCTCCAATGCCAGGAGGTTACAATCCCCGGATGGGCATGGGTCCCTATGGACAACAACCATACGGTGGAGGATACCAATGAAATTTAGCCCAATTCTGAAAGTAAAAAACCTTTGTGTCATAATATCCAGAATGTTTTTTGTCGGTAAGCCT
Coding sequences within it:
- the LOC132604444 gene encoding clathrin interactor EPSIN 2-like isoform X1 encodes the protein MKKAFDQTVRDLKRGVNKKVLKVPSIEQKVLDATSNEPWGPHGSLLADIAQASRNYHEYQMIMSVIWKRINDTGKNWRHVYKGLTVLEYLVAHGSERVIDDIREHAYQISTLSDFQYIDSSGRDQGSNVRKKSQSLVVLVNDKERIQEVRQKAAANRDKFRNTSTGGMYRPGSYSGSGGYGDRSDEDRYGGRDEERNGYGREREWGSRDEDKYGRYGDSNSRDGDRYGRDYDERSRDGYKDDDYRGRSRSTDNYDYGSRSRSSDRYRDNANDDDGQYSSRPLERRFSEQNLSAPPSYEEAVGGSRSPTHSERDVETSSASAPKSSSPHASASPSPATMPAAAPATIPPPAPATATASPPAPAAATASPPAPAAATASPPAPAAATAPPPENNVVESFDEFDPRASFSAAAPSPSNGPVSTTSGGEIDLLGSLSDPFYSNSLALVPAASSAPEVNPSGTTGTETMFGEASSVSTGTNQMFEDPFGDGPFKAMTSNSVQTHQQNTTSFHPNSNQSPELPQSVAQGAEVSSAAYSQFPPTNMQFPQQDLSTSNQEIDILADILPPSGPSPPSDHAIPSVQPAAQTGFESHGGPTTQQTGYMAPPGQAGALTVFGAQPGQQSPQTSFPTQGQTVSPVGFPGQANNSPSYGGYPAQPGQASQAGFGPTSGPPTSGFQSATGFYPQSGYQVPAGNANAGGYNPGLGSTGPFGPQMGQTSAGQPYLSQPTAASQMPSQMHLQSSQTQTSNALVLTQTSPAKDKFETKSTVWADTLSRGLVNLNISGSKTNPLADIGVDFDAINRKEKRMEKPSTAPVISTINMGKAMGSGTGVGRAGAGALRPPSNPTVGSGMGMGMGMGMGGMGMTGGGPAGGPGMGAYGGANQPYGMGMNRPMNNMGMGMNMGQGFQMQQQPSGFPPGPGAPMPGGYNPRMGMGPYGQQPYGGGYQ
- the LOC132604444 gene encoding clathrin interactor EPSIN 2-like isoform X2 codes for the protein MKKAFDQTVRDLKRGVNKKVLKVPSIEQKVLDATSNEPWGPHGSLLADIAQASRNYHEYQMIMSVIWKRINDTGKNWRHVYKGLTVLEYLVAHGSERVIDDIREHAYQISTLSDFQYIDSSGRDQGSNVRKKSQSLVVLVNDKERIQEVRQKAAANRDKFRNTSTGGMYRPGSYSGSGGYGDRSDEDRYGGRDEERNGYGREREWGSRDEDKYGRYGDSNSRDGDRYGRDYDERSRDGYKDDDYRGRSRSTDNYDYGSRSRSSDRYRDNANDDDGQYSSRPLERRFSEQNLSAPPSYEEAVGGSRSPTHSERDVETSSASAPKSSSPHASASPSPATMPAAAPATIPPPAPATATASPPAPAAATASPPAPAAATAPPPENNVVESFDEFDPRASFSAAAPSPSNGPVSTTSGGEIDLLGSLSDPFYSNSLALVPAASSAPEVNPSGTTGTETMFGEASSVSTGTNQMFEDPFGDGPFKAMTSNSVQTHQQNTTSFHPNSNQSPELPQSVAQGAEVSSAAYSQFPPTNMQFPQQDLSTSNQEIDILADILPPSGPSPPSDHAIPSVQPAAQTGFESHGGPTTQQTGYMAPPGQAGALTVFGAQPGQQSPQTSFPTQGQTVSPVGFPGQANNSPSYGGYPAQPGQASQAGFGPTSGPPTSGFQSATGFYPQSGYQVPAGNANAGGYNPGLGSTGPFGPQMGQTSAGQPYLSQPTAASQMPSQMHLQSSQTQTSNALVLTQTSPAKDKFETKSTVWADTLSRGLVNLNISGSKTNPLADIGVDFDAINRKEKRMEKPSTAPVISTINMGKAMGSGTGVGRAGAGALRPPSNPTVGSGMGMGMGMGMGGMGMTGGGPAGGPGMGAYGGANQPYGMGMNRPMNNMGMGMNMGQGFQMQQQPSGFPPGPGAPMPGGYNPRMGMGPYGQQPYGGGYQ